In Colletotrichum destructivum chromosome 1, complete sequence, the sequence CCCATCCGCGATGGACATGACCGAAGCAATGGATCTTGGGCTGTGATCGCGCAACCGCCCGAAACAACTGAGGGCACCCAATTCTTTTGCCGCCTTCGGAAATGTCCAGTATTCCACGGGGTGGGCCGTGTGTCACGACGACATCGGTTCCCTCTTCAATGTTGAAATCGTGGGTGGAATACTCAAACGCCCACCCCGCGGTGCCTGGCGTGTAAGGGCTGGCAAAGAGCTTCAGAGCCGCGCCATTGCCAAGTACGAATTCGTGCGTGCCCTCTTCGAGAAAGACAATTCCCTCAGCCTTTGCTCTCTTGACGAGATCCCTCACTGCAAGAATCTCCTGATTGACCATGGGTCTGTCAAATCATGTTTCTTCAAGTTTGACCCGTTCCGCCTCATCAATCTTTCCGTAGATGGCTGGAGGATCAAGAGATAGGTCGTGGTTGCCGGCGATGAACAGCTTGAGAGGTGCGTTGAGGTTTCGAAGGAGCTGGAGTGTATTCTTGTATTCCGCCATCGTGGAACTCTCTGTAAGATCGCCACAATGGATGACCACGTCAACGGGCTCCTGAGCACGCGTCTCCGCTGGAAACTCTAGCCCGTGAGTGTCCGAGATGATGAGAAGAGTTGTTTTCACTTGATTAGCCATGGCGAGTGAGATTTTTTGTGTGTACTTTGGTGTGGCGGAGGCTGACATGCGGAGTGCGTAGGCAGATAGGAGCACAGTGAAGCGCGTTGGTTTTTTTGTTGCACAAAGCAAGGTGATCTATCTGCCCCATTCCAATGATTCGGGGAGGCGGGGGCACCTTTATATTATATACTAGCTAGCCAGCCTATCTCCGATTCCACCACCATGGGCCCGGCAAACTCTGGGTCGAGAGACAGTTGCTTCACAGCTTGGGACCGAAGTATTAATACAGTTTGCTGCACTGaactacctaggtaccaCCCaatgtacctacctagagCATAaaaagcagcagcagtcacTGAGAGCCAAAACGGTGCCCTGACAAACCCACAATCGAAGCGATGTCCATAGGTGACGGTGTTGGCACGCCGAAGGGTTCAATCCAACTGGTACTAGCATTGCACCAACCTCGTGCGATGGTGGTTTCGTTCAATCATTGCCGCGCGGGCTGCTGTTGCCACAAAAGAGGCACTTATTACAGCTCGTTTCCGAACCCCAAGACCTGCTTTGACTTGCTTCTTTCTCCCTACTTTCCAGCACATGGGAAACGGTAGGCATTCAAGACTCGAAAAACAGCTTGTTTGATGTACCTGATGACTAGGTAGCTCGAAGCAAGTAGTCAACAGAAACTCGACTATCTACCTGCCCAGCCTTGGGACCCATGGGTGTAGTGCTTCAGCTTGCCAGTTTGCTACAAGGTAGCGCCTTCCCACGCACGAGGCCTTTGATTTGCGCCATGTGTCAATCTACAGGGCGCGATGTATAAGCTTTCATTCCTGCGTGTCCTAGCATAATGACTGATCCAAGATGGAAGTAGCCGCGTGAGCACTGCCAAAATGGGATTCGGCAGTGACGCCAATCGTGGACCTCAAAACCAGCCCTCCGGGAGCGCGTCTCGTTGTcctcttttctcccccctccaacGACATCAAAAAGCAAATTGGTATGTGAATGTTCCTCGCCGGACTCTGTCTTTTGTTCCTAATCATGTACAATTCAGCTAACATCCGTTTCCCTAGATGTTATTTTTACGAGCATTTCTTTTCAAGCGATCCAAGATCCCCAAgcacaacaccaccaccaccaaccacaCCAGTTCTCCAGTAAGTTTCCTTGGCTTCACGAACATCTTCACTCGCCAGACTGATGCTGATTATTCCGTTCAAGCTTCTTCagctctctctcgccaagtctcaacaccgccaacaccaccaccaccaccaccatgcCCAAGTCCAACCGAACCATCGCTTCCCCTATGCGGGCGGCACTCCTTGAGTGCTTCCAAGCAGCCACTCGTCTTGTACGGCCTGACTTGCGCCACCAActcatcctcgtcggtgGTGCAGCCAGCATTGCCCACTCCTCGGTCTAGCACACCGAGGACGTGGATGTTGCGGCCCCTCCCCAAGTCCTATTGGCTGTCTGGGAGGGTGCTCAGGCCGGCGGCCCTTTCAGTCTCGAATCCGACGGCAAAATCGCGTTCGATGCACCGCAAGGCTTCCGCGTCCGAATCGATCTGATCGAAATCGGCGGCGGTTGCATCGACGTGATTCACGCAGCGACACCTTTTCGCGGAGGGTCGCTTGCGTCCAAGTCGGATCTTCTGAGACTGAGGGTAAAGACAGTGGTAGAAAGGGGCAGCGATGGGGAGGTTGATGACTTTCGGTGGTTGTTGAGAGGTGTTGCGAGAGAGCGTCAAGTCCTGCCTCGActtgacgatgaagaagtGGAGAACGTggttggtgctggtggtggctTGGGAATCTTGGATCGCTTGCTTTTGGTTGCTGTCTTGGGCGCCGAGAACGGCGCAGCCGGCCTCCGGCTGCTCAACATACTTATCTAAACTAAAAAAATATAAAGAAGACTTCCTGCttgcttctcgtccttcaTCCAGATCATCTTCTCAATTTCCCGCTCTCCATCTAAGAAGGCAACACCGTTCTCCTTCTCAGCCAATCGCGCCAGCGCGGGTGCAAGCGAGATCTAGCGCAGTGTTGTTGTTTGTGGTGGTGCGGCTGTATCATTCCAGCCATGCGGACCGAGACTCTCCGAGAGCCAGGCCGAATCGGTGCGGAGACCCGGCGCGGAGGTCTCGGAGCTGACTGCGATTGGTGCCATAATAGGAAAGTCGGCCTGGGTTGGGGCGGTCGCCGGCCAAAGACACACGCGCCTCAGATGTTCCACACTGTTATGCCCGCTCTGAATCGGCAACAAGCCGGCGGAACTCATGGAAATGACACCTAACCTGGAAAGGGGCAGTGGTACTGTTTTATAAGGTCTCTATTGTTCCCCACGTCCCAACGCGTCTATCTTCACATGAGCTCATTTGTGCATCTCTTCCCGCTTCAGACTGACACTACCTCACAAAAACACATCCTACTCTCTCAGTCCTCCCCGTGTGACCAAAGGATTTTGGCTGTTAAATTCCTTTTCCGTATCAAATCGATTCTTGCGCAACATTTCGCGTCCTTTGGCGCGCGCCTTACAGATAACTAGAAAACGACAAGCATCATCACACGCTGTAAGCCGTTGTCAACATGGGGCTTGTGCAGCAAGTCAACGCGGAGCTGGATGTAGACGAGCCTGTTGCCGCGCATCCGACGCTCAACAACGTCGACTTCGGTCTGCAgatcggcgtcgaggagatcCTTGGCGACGTTGACCCCGACGTCTCCCTCGAGTTCCTGAAGAAGGCTGATGCTCACGCGggcaagccgccgccgacgcgtGTGCCGAGGGAATCACTCGTGAGCACGCACAACAGCTatgtcgagcagcagcagaagtCCGAGCAGCAGAACACGCCGCGGATGGTGAAGAAGGTCGTCTTGGCGCTCTCTTACCCGCCGTCAGTAAAGCCGGTCTCCGATTTGTCCCCAGTAAGCCGCCATAACTTCCGCCATCCCCCCTCAGACTCCGTGCTGATCAATCTAACTAAACCCTCTTACAGATGCGGCTGGATGAGTTGCTCGTCGAGAACCACCATGAGGACAAGTACCTTGTTCTCAGGACAATCGCGCCACCATACATGGGGGCAGGAACAATCACGATTGTGGAAGACGAGCACGGCAACACGGACAAGCTGGTGCTGTACAACCAGGGGAGCTCGACTATCCTGCAGGCCGTCCCCGAAGGGTCTGTGATTCTTCTCAAAGAGCCGTATTACAAATTCAGTGGCGATGACGACTTCATGCTCTGCGTCGACCATCCCTCGGACGCCATCCTGCTACGCCACGGCCCCGATGACTCGCTAATCCCGGACGGCTTCAAACAGACCTCACAGTCTGAGGTTGCGGCAGAGTGGAAGAATGCAGGAGATCGCGCCTTCATATCTAAGAACTTGCCATTGGCTGCGGCAAAGTGAGTGCCTTGAGGTTGTCTGCCTAACGTAACATCCGACTTACATTCATCTTAGTTATTCGAGAGCCCTGGAGCTGTCCTCGGAGGACGACACGGCCTTTAGAGTCGACGTCCTTCTGAAGCGAGCCAGCATAAATATCACTGCTAAGCGCTTCGACGACGCACTCTCAGACTCGCTCGCCTCAAGAGGCGGGCCGACTGACTGGAAGGCCTACTTCATCGCGGGCAAGGCCGCCTACGAGCTCACCGAGTTTCAGGCCAGCAAGCAATACTTCGAGGCGGCGTTGGAGCGGAAGCCGGAGGCAGTTAACATCCAGAAGGAATACGAGCGCTGCCTGGCGCGactcgaagaagagagaggcaaCTACGATCTGGCCGCGATGACGGTAAACGTGACGGCCAAGAACATCTCCATTGACAGGGCGAGTTTCCTCTCGAGAACCGAAGTCCGAGACTCGCCACACCACGGCCGCGGCCTCTTCGCCACGGAAGACATCAAGGCGGGCGAGATGATCTttgccgagaaggccaccaGCGTGCCCAACGAGTTCAACCCGGAACAcaactcggccgccgcctaTGCCCAGCTGGTGGAGCTCTGCGCGGACAACCCGATGATCCACAGAAAGGTGCTCGACCTGTACGGCGGCTCGTACAAGCGGTCAGGTCACgagggcaccgtcgtcgacggcaggcccgtcgtcgacgtcttcctcctcgagtcCATCCGGCGCAAGAACTGCTTCAGCGGCGCCCAGGTgtcggcgcaggcggcgaaCCCGGACTGGGACATGTGGAAGCAGGGCATGTCGCGCGGACTGTGGGTGCACTCGGCCTACGCCAACCACGCGTGTCTGCCCAACGCGAACCGGTCCTTCATCGGGGACATGCTCATCGTCACGGCCACGGTGGACATCCCCGCCGGTACCGAGATCACGCACATCTACCTCCCGCCCAAGGCGGCGTACCTCCTCCGCATGCCGCAGTTCCGATCAAGCTGGGGCTTCGTGTGCAGCTGCGCCCTCTGCGCGGGCGAGGCCAAGTCCCCGGCCGAGCAGCACAAGAAGCGCATCGCGGCActggccgagatcgaggccatcatccGGAAGAAGCGGCCGACGCGGTTCCAACCGGACGCGACGATCCGGCAGATCGAGAGGCTCACAAACCGGTTCTCGGCGCTgcacgaggccgaggtctacgacgacctcgggctACCGCGGCTGATGCTCGTGTGGCCGACCATGTGGCTCGTCGAGGCGTGCCACACGCGCAAGCAGTGGGCCAAGGTGGTGCGgtgggcgggcgaggtgtTCCGCAACTTTGGCTTCGTCGAGCCCGTCCGCGACGGGAGGCTGTGGATGTACCGGGACACGCAGGCGGTGACGACGTTCGAGGTCATCAAGGCGCTCAAGTTCGCAGCCGAGGCGTACGCGGCGCTCGGGAGCGGCGTGCTGGCGCGGGACTGCCTGGACGCCGCGCGGGTCGGGCTGACGACCATGGTTGGGTATGTGACGGACCAGACGTTTGATGCGTTCCggtgaagggggggaagcttggttctttttcttttgtgCATTGATTTTCTCTAgagaccatcatcaccacaTGAGAATCCGGAGCTTGGCAACTTGCATCTCGTCAAAAGGGAGCAATTACTCGGGTTGCAAAGAGAGTCTCTGGGCGTCCACTCCGGGCTTCCCGGCAAGATGGTTAACTTTGCGCTATGCCAATGCCAATATTACCCCCCCGAGCCGTGTCTTCCATGCGCCATTTGTGTGATTTGTGGAAGCTCGAAAGGGAGGGGAAATATCGAGCTCTTGGCGAACCGATGGCCTCTCTGtgcctctctctgccttggCATCTCGGGCGTCGAGCATGAATCAGGTCCTAGCGTTATCGCGGCGAGGAGACCCTT encodes:
- a CDS encoding Putative calcineurin-like phosphoesterase domain, ApaH type, metallo-dependent phosphatase; translated protein: MANQVKTTLLIISDTHGLEFPAETRAQEPVDVVIHCGDLTESSTMAEYKNTLQLLRNLNAPLKLFIAGNHDLSLDPPAIYGKIDEAEREILAVRDLVKRAKAEGIVFLEEGTHEFVLGNGAALKLFASPYTPGTAGWAFEYSTHDFNIEEGTDVVVTHGPPRGILDISEGGKRIGCPQLFRAVARSQPKIHCFGHVHRGWGARLVAWRPTLSPTPSHIEDIDNAKSLVLEHLGHRNEPEEVAQARRERFKQYRSQGHCRIRHCQDDLEPPQAGQTLFVNAATKGSDGLNQAPWIVDVDLPAAAVLITTATANIV
- a CDS encoding Putative SET domain, tetratricopeptide-like helical domain superfamily, SET domain superfamily, whose protein sequence is MGLVQQVNAELDVDEPVAAHPTLNNVDFGLQIGVEEILGDVDPDVSLEFLKKADAHAGKPPPTRVPRESLVSTHNSYVEQQQKSEQQNTPRMVKKVVLALSYPPSVKPVSDLSPMRLDELLVENHHEDKYLVLRTIAPPYMGAGTITIVEDEHGNTDKLVLYNQGSSTILQAVPEGSVILLKEPYYKFSGDDDFMLCVDHPSDAILLRHGPDDSLIPDGFKQTSQSEVAAEWKNAGDRAFISKNLPLAAANYSRALELSSEDDTAFRVDVLLKRASINITAKRFDDALSDSLASRGGPTDWKAYFIAGKAAYELTEFQASKQYFEAALERKPEAVNIQKEYERCLARLEEERGNYDLAAMTVNVTAKNISIDRASFLSRTEVRDSPHHGRGLFATEDIKAGEMIFAEKATSVPNEFNPEHNSAAAYAQLVELCADNPMIHRKVLDLYGGSYKRSGHEGTVVDGRPVVDVFLLESIRRKNCFSGAQVSAQAANPDWDMWKQGMSRGLWVHSAYANHACLPNANRSFIGDMLIVTATVDIPAGTEITHIYLPPKAAYLLRMPQFRSSWGFVCSCALCAGEAKSPAEQHKKRIAALAEIEAIIRKKRPTRFQPDATIRQIERLTNRFSALHEAEVYDDLGLPRLMLVWPTMWLVEACHTRKQWAKVVRWAGEVFRNFGFVEPVRDGRLWMYRDTQAVTTFEVIKALKFAAEAYAALGSGVLARDCLDAARVGLTTMVGYVTDQTFDAFR